DNA from bacterium:
AGAAGTTGGAGCGGGCCGTGATGATCCTTGACCGTGTCATTGATCAGACGGAGCGTCGGGTGGTTCATGGTGAGAAGGTGCCGGCATCCGAAAAGGTCGTGTCCTTTTTTGAGGACCATACGGACATTATCGTCAAGGACCGCAGGGAGACCCGGTTTGGACACAAGGTCTTCCTGGTGGGCGGTGTCTCCGGGATGATCCTCGACTGCGCTATCGGGCGAGGCAACCCGGCGGATTCCGACATGTTCCCGTTGATGATCGAACGGCAGAAGGGAATTTACGGACGCGTTCCGCGCCAGGTTGCCGCGGACGGGGGGTTCGCTTCCAAGGATAACCTTCGGAACGCGAAGGGGGATGGCGTCAAGGATGTCTGTTTTTCGAAGAAGCGGGGCCTCAGCGTCCAGGACATGGTCAAGAGCAACTGGGTTTACAGAAGGCTTCGGAACTTTCGCGCAGGGATTGAAGCGAACATATCCGTACTCAAGCGTTCCTATGGCCTTTACCGCTGTAACTGGAAAGGCTGGGCAGGTTTCCAGCAGTACGTATGGAGTTCGGTTGTCTCGTACAATCTGCTGGTGATGGCCAGACATAGTCTGCCTTCGGCTTAGAAAAGCGGAGGAGTTCAAAAAACCGGCGTGAAGGGATAGATGTGTCCCGATGAAGCCGATCCCTTCATTT
Protein-coding regions in this window:
- a CDS encoding transposase, which translates into the protein KLERAVMILDRVIDQTERRVVHGEKVPASEKVVSFFEDHTDIIVKDRRETRFGHKVFLVGGVSGMILDCAIGRGNPADSDMFPLMIERQKGIYGRVPRQVAADGGFASKDNLRNAKGDGVKDVCFSKKRGLSVQDMVKSNWVYRRLRNFRAGIEANISVLKRSYGLYRCNWKGWAGFQQYVWSSVVSYNLLVMARHSLPSA